TGACTTCCTTAATACTGCTTACGGACACAGGGTGAGTATATCTTTCTGCAGTTGAATCTTTTaaaaacataccagaagtgaagttaaatattaatcacgatgcgaataggcttatcgagagttttacctattataataacctaactgcaatattaacttgattagggcacaattgctattgcaaccactcaatcaaaataaCGACCTAAACagaaaaagcatttaatagtcggtcgagtctcgagttGGAACGAGAcaaaaccatcaaccacccgtatttatacaatcgactcaagatggcctTTCTCGCATCAGTGACTTCCGTTTCAAAGGCGGCAATCACAAGTGCGATAAcactttaataattatattgatttaattTTAGCGTCtagactatcgtgagtgatttccttTATACATTTATCACACACTGGCTTTACTCACATGTTTTGTCGACATAAGCCTGACTAGTTTCAACTGCGACGCGTTGAGTCCctatgaaaaaggaccccggaaggGTTCTAAACTAGTTGAGTTACCGTTGAccaaacacgtgagtaaagccggtgtgtgatatattatgtataacattaatgttctatttttttaaataatggatttataaaaaaaatgtgttgtaACTGCAGATTCTTGTAAACAATTTCATGTTTCTATTCGACATGGTGATGCTGATGAATTTAACGATAAGGCAGATGATGGGAACTGTGGTAAGATTTTgaaattgatattttatacttaaaagtacttaaataatattttcaaaattatttggttttataacttcattttatttttcaatatataaTTTTTCTCTATGCTGATATTTAAgtttttctagtttcttttatattatatatacgcAGTGTTGGACgaccccctcactaggtggacggacgacatcacagacgagtcgcagggtgtCGCtggagatctatgtccagcagtggacgtctatcgcttgatgatgatgatgaaagttttcatggttccgtacctcaaaaggaaaaaggaacccttatacgatcatttcattgtctatctgtctatctgtcatgACTGTCAAGAAAAGGTAATCAAAATCGAAGTACTTCTCGTTGAACTagatagaatcatgaaattcggcaggtaggtaggttctaTAGCATTCTATACAAGTAAAGAAaagaaatccgaaaaccatatatttgtggttacatcacaaaaaaatatttactaaaaaataattagtttactgaATCGCAattagatggcgctgtccatcATTTACTTGCAGTACTGCACATAGAAGTGTTATATCTTGCATggtggtacgaaacccttcatGTGCGTCAAACAATTGATTTTTTGGATGCAGGTGACAAATCACGATGTCCGGTTTATATCAATAGTAGCGACTTTGATGGGAATGATTAACTACGTATGCATTTTACTCAGTGGAATGAATCAATGCGAACAATGTTATAGAGAGACTGAGAAAATCATTAGTTTAATCGATGATTTGGTTATAAATAAGAAAACTGGTAAGTTACAATGTTGTTTTAAAAGGCCAGAATCAAGATAAAATATGAGAGAAGATCCATTGTAGTGTGCCAAGAAAGAGATGACAAGAAAGCAATGTACGAGTAGCTAATGTGGCCATTGCATCAAAAAtcatacaacgttagttttagtatacccAAAGcctgaaagtttgtttgttcagaatcactaacaaaatcgattgtaatcatttttacaagctgttatattttgatcaaaaaatattttaaaatcctgcaagtttagatacgtagttgaatgaccgcatgcaccagctgattcgagccgtgcAACCGGGGGCGCGTACAATCAACGCATAGCTATAGCCTAAACCCTTCGTATTTTGAAACtggctgatgctcgcgacttcgcccgcgtggatttaggtttttgaaaatcccgtgggaactttataTTTTCTAGTACAACAATTAGCCTATCTGTAGTTGCccgtcctcgggatgcaaggtatctcagtaccaaatgtcgtaaaaacttttaaatgcatgattctttaaaaatcccgtggtatcACCACGATTTACGATTCAATTCCTtaagcatcagggttgaggagctgGGTTCTTGAGTTTAacgataaagtctttaaacctcCAATACCTCCAATATGAATTTATAACCGAcatttctaaatcccatcagtttttcaggtcccgtacagcatcaggattgaggagttgcaaTCCAAATTTTGTAGAAACAGTGTCTCaaagacaaaaaataaattacgcaaatcggttcagaaatcttgaAGATTTCGGTGTATATAAGAGAAGATGACGATGAAAAAGAACTAAATTCAAATTCTTTTTTGGAATTTCAGGTAACGAAGACCGTGATTCCCTCAAGGATCTGAAGTACCTCATCACCACCAGGCCTGTCAAGTTCAAAGCTTTGAACTTCTACCGCCTGGATTACCCTTAGTTCGTCTCAGTGGCTTCTGTTATAGTTACCTACACCATCATTCTGCTGCAGAGTGTGAAATAATGcaacaaagttttttttgtattatgtaGAATTTGTGTAtagtgcaaaaataaaaaaatcggccaagtgcgagtctagttccgtactacagtcgtattttttcctcattttgcacgataattcaaaaaactgtgatgcataaaaataaataaaattctgttttaggatgcacaggtgaagacctttcatatgatacaccacttgatatagttatcttactttgaaagttgaaaatacaattaaatatttgttcattgacacattttacatttttttcatgatgtaaccacaaactaaTTTAATCTTGTTATCAgagttaatataatatgtatgtagttaagtgagtttctttattccaccataacttctgatACCTGAACAGATATGGAATATGGATGTAATGTGCATCGTTAGAATCCTTGCAtcttagttagttagttttagtatacgcaaaaatcGAAatacgtgtcgaatatttttagaTAAAGAATAAATGTACGAAATTtcagaaatatttaatgaaaacttacgaagttatgagcttgttgtgttgagtcgttgtcccgcaaaaacatggtcaccccaagcgagcggctgtgagcgaacgggacggctggcgtcgatgttcctgcaagtttgaactaggtgttcaaacttgcaggattttaaagtattttttggtaaaAATGTTATAACCTGTAGTAAAAATGGTTGCAAttgattctgttactgattctgaacaaactacttttaGATTTTGCGTACAtattaaaactaacgttgtctaggtacatattatgtagagaTTAGATGCATACAAATATACGATAAGCAACTTTTTCTCAGTAACATTAGAGTTTCTGATTTGCATACAGAGCGCGTCTGTTGCAGACAGTTTTTATTGTACACTGCAGACTATGAGACAAGAGTCTTTGTCTATTTTAATTAACATATACTTCGAGTACAAGACAATTTGTTctaaaacagtaggtactttatttctAGAGATTTTTATTaagtcaaaaatatattttagttttggGACTGGAGTTACGTCGAATTACTTTCATGTACCAACCTGTCCATTTATTTTGGATTATAGTTTCTTTgagtttttttcttgttttgtattgaactgactgactgactgatctattaacgcatagctcaaactaccgggctgatcgggctgaaatttggcatgcagatagctattatgacgtaggcatccgctaagaaaggatttttgtaaattgaatccatatgggggtaaaatagggatttgaaatttttgtagtccacgcgaatgaagtcgcgagcataagttttACTTTACTCCATAGGTACACAacttaaaacaactttataTAATCAATCAAGTTATCGATTAAAATAATGTAgtttcagtacgcttagtacgagattttatgtctcaccaacgttgatagtattcgagtgtcgaaacacttagACATTATGGTAAACTGGATCTTgcctgccttgttttaaagctcaagtttctctacacatctacagacagcgctccaagcggaaacgttgggAAATTAAAATCAGCGGCATTGAACATTCGACTTCatttcaaggctctttaggtctattttactttgacggtattgtgtttcgactctcgaattctagcaacgtttggagagacgtaaaatcttatactaagcgtacagagcgCTTAATATACGTCCGAAGATTAATAGTAGTTGATGTCTACTTGCTGCGGCGCGACGGCGGTACAGCGATCGCTTTGTAGTTGCaatcattaaaattacattagCGATTCTCGATACCTAATACCTGTCTAGCATTCATACCCTTTGTGATAATGGATTAGTTGAGAGTGTAGTACTATCAATTATTAAGAGAGATTATTAAGAGAAGTGtgttgtataaaacgggtacataccacgattaataataaaatcaggcgattttaattgggtattttcctacttttgaatttgataaatattattaagtactaattattataaactaggataacaataatgacgtacgctgaaaaaaaaattaaaatcaaactaagaTTTACAatgttacaggcattttaattttggagtggaagggtcttctatccctttctcgcaaaacaaaaatttgtatgaaaccgcacgaagctactatggcattagtaaggtgtgacgtcaaaatgctatatcgctatctctgtttattcagaaatatttaaatgcttataacttttttcttatttgatcgatttaattagttttttcagtttacgccattatttttatcctagtctgtatatatatatatatatatatatatatatatatatatatatatctcgactctagtatcataaggtcggatgtgtacttctgaccaaactcacttttttacataaatgtaatgagcatttcgggctctttctgccaagctgacaccagtatttctatctcttttcgttgcaaagataaatacatgcataatgtcgtatctgaacacattctaaaaatttggagaaccataattatattttttgacttgcgtatgtatgcaccaaagcaatggagaaaaatgatagatgtattttgagttcgaccattatgctacgaaattagtttatttgtaatactagctggtactgcagttacgcacttctgcttctaaaatatgtaataattttgttaggtaaaatcacaacagatgttatgcttcgaatttttgtattaatatttggactgtgaatcatttaagactttttgccttgtaatataaataattttgcaataaaattcatggaagtaagttgaaataaagctttttgtttgtgactacattaaagttgatgtgattaataggtaggagatccatcctatttcaccaaaattttggactaaactgcgggaaaaaagtaaggagcccgaataaagctgaagacattatgaaaatgtagactagaaaatcttttaggaccacaaaaatcacaccatggaaatctaaaactatattataataataccccactaagcaaaaaaccgtgcatttatggtgttttttatgaatcatagttcaaatcatcagttcaaaaatttattgccctagtttttaaggtagccttaaaaaattagagtacctaatcaatttttttcttctttacccgtcttataatcgaccgaatttcatattaatcgagagcagaaattataagtcacctacaatatgtgatgatagtgattctaacaaaacatacctaattataggaagctttagattatgttaatttaaatataaatgtagtataaattaatttattaattaaacaactaataaaagtgaaagtaaaaaataaaaaaacttaactaaaacacgaaagaaacagtttaaaaaagtatctgttaaaaagaacagtcgaaacagaagcaatggaattttcaagaaagcagaaagtattttttttattaaaaaagtggcaatgccggatttgactaacagtaaatccttatacctgcgtagtttctgcaccttaaaaacgattcatgatgctaccagcagtgttgctactttaatgtggtctgaaaacatcagctgcagcggaaggaataaaacagtatcttgtcttatttcattaatctactagagaagaaacaaagtattctcgaaattgttgaagaattgactttgtggtctgaaaattgtgtcggtcattatcggagcatgataatcgttatggcttacttatgattattataaggattgccacactaaaaagtgataaatcacaagctttatgctaaaatgcaacatgtacctacgtggagtaagatataatccatgcacaaatagaaaaaaagggaacagctgaaaacaatgcagattactaaactaagagattggtcacagtttacatgaacatgcgaaggaaacaaaactttttgataagtttgatttggcactacaacatatttttaaagaccacatccctttacaaaggtgatagaccatttgttatatcaaaaaaaaaataagaacggcggggattttcagatttcggaatatattacctggctacaactaacgcaataatgctgggtgttaattttttattaaaactacttactttaaagacttttttgtatttcattagtatgttataggtacatataaacttaaaaattcttccccgctttcgcccaatatacgacataatgagaaaccattatccactgtaaaatataaccaacttttgcagtaggtaccagCTGACccccattcttactttacgtacctaatcattataaggaaaatcaggctatgttggcatgttttagatttctatattgatgtaaccgtcatgtatgcaattccacaaaaaatgtttggcccactgtaggtttctaattactttgtaaattttttttcaatttttggccgttgtttttaattaatgggctttatttgtgaatttgtaaatgttattttcattcattcagaagacacaaggtttacacggatgcaatggtcagactatcgggcgaatgcaattattatgtttcagatctaactaatcagtttcagaaaaatcagataggtacattgttgctatctcacaaaactcctaaatgttttttgtgagatagctactgtgatcttttgtccgaatattacttatgtataatcagttaagacgtattatgaaatattaagtaatagatccgacttttatttcaaatttgtaatagtaaaaattgcagccataaagtcggtttacaacttatgcacacaattttttagcacagttacgaatattaccagcataaagtcgcatatcgtccattttgaagaaattgtgagtttatattttatttattaatgataaagtatttctagtaatggttaatgataggtacagttaagtgttaaatattacaaaaacaactgaaattgtatctctagtagtttagaaattatgacccgatttccctagcatttttgttttggctctcctgaaaagtagcaaaaatccacatccgaccttatgatactagagtcgagatatatacaaggaaaaggtgactgactgactgactgactgactgatctatcaacgcacagctcaaactactggacggatcgcgctgaaattcggcatgcagatagctattataacgtaggcgtccgctaagaaaggatttttcaaaattcaacccctaaaggggtaaaataggggtttgaattttgtatgaaactctgtcagttttgaactTACAAGcgcgaaattttgcaatttacactaagtttaatatataaaaggaaaaggtgactgactgactgatctattaacgcacagctcaaactactggatggatcgggctgaaatttggcatgcagatagctattatgacgtaggcatccgctgaggatttttgaaaattcaacccctaagggagtgaaataggggtttgaaatttttgtagtccacgcggacgaagtcgcgagcataagctagtttataatttataataaggtaataaaaaattggagtcaaatacccaattgccgacatttcgactcagttgcatgagtcgtggtcacgacaggactgcagtgctgcgagaggTGAAGCAAGAGCTGTAATGGGCAGTACCGATCTTTATCTCTTTTTTGTTCTTTTCAATTCAGCTTCGTAATtcgttgatctatgtctgttactctggttcttctacgaaactccttatttctgattttatttgatcaagtagataaactccaagcatatagcTCTTTGCAGCTTCTAAAGTATAGATTAACCCTTTTCACCGCTATAACGAAGTctcataattaaaattaataaacctAAACAAAGCGAAAGAAAATTACTtggttaatattatattaaaaaaagctTCTCTTCCTTAATGAAAGTGTAAGAGATAATCCAGCGTTAATCCGATGCGAGCAGAAAATATATGACAAGGAATTTTCTATTACTACCTACTAGGGCTTGAAAATCGGACTATTTTTCAGCTCCGGAATCGGGCTCCGAAGCTGAAAATTGTCTGATTTTCTCCCGGAACTCCGAACTTGGAAGGCTGAGCATTGAGATCCGATTTTAATACTCAGTCTTAAGAGTCCGGAGTTCCGGAGTTTCAAAGCTttcatgaaaaaattaaaaaaaggatgATTAAATAATGCGTTTGAACATTTCTTGCACTTAAATGAATGTTCAAGTTTGTTTAGTATGAAATATAACAAATCAgttagaaaaatgaaaaatactcTTTATTTTACGACCtcgtaaaattaattaattagtaagatttttgttttagattttttcattAAGTTTTCTAACGATATAATGTGCTATAATGTGACTAAGTGCAATTTATTATGTAACCACTAAGAAATCGCGACTTTTTctacaaatataaaaatccaaactcCGGCTATGTTCACGACAACTCCGGTTTCACAAATTAGCGAATCATCTTTCGAAACTCCGGAAAACCGAAAAACCGGAATCCCGGAGCTCTATGCGCTTCTATACCTTCCGAGTTCGTTACGGGGACttgtcataaataaaataattataataatctttGTGATACGCGTAGTAGGTAATTTCCggcttaattttaaaatgattttgcAACGTTTTTATGCACGTAAATAATATAACGTCTTGAAACGAAAGCAGGAATGGGCGGAGTATTTACTTAGAGCTGAAATtaatgtaataaatcaatgtgcATGTAACCTACATGTataaaaaaagctgactgactgactgatctatcaacacacagctcaaactactggacgggtcgggctgtttggcatgcagatagttattatgacgtagacatccgctaagaaaggaattttgaaaattcaacgccagcccccctagcatgggcaggagacaaaaaatttatcccccaattatatccactgacgagggataaaatttacttgtccacctctcaaagcacggcaacaggggagaggagaagtttatccctaattcggggacaattttatcctcgacattagacgtgggtttaagtttattctcatagaacttaaaaaatcaaaacatgtctcgcggtacctgtttggtttaggttatgtttgggttgtgtttgggttatgtttgggttgtgtttgtgttatgtttgggttgtgtttgggttatgtttgggttgtgtttgtgttatgtttgggttgtgtttgggttatgtttggaatatggtggggaaccccaacataaacccaacataggtcccaaataccaattaccattaaaccaataaaggtaaaggaaaagatccaaaaaccgaaaagtcccccgttttattcactgtggataattatatccacccgtgagcccatgctcggagagtggataaagctgtcggaggggataaagattttatcctttccccggggagaaaattatatccccgcccatgctaaccctgctgagagggtaacagacagacagatacaccctcctatttataatattagtatggatgaggtGGGTACCTTTTCACGTCACGGACCATAAGTTCAATcgaattttgatgaaatttggtacaaaaatagcttgtaaAATATACATGGGGTACTTTTAtttaggaaaatcaaagagttcctaaagaatttagaaaaaaaaatccacgcgaataaaGTCAcgcgcgagcatcatctagtgaacAAGACACAATAATACTTTGAAACACTCATCAAGTCATTAGTATAGTAAGCTAGCTCTTCTTTATAAATTAGTAATTGCTTATCCGGGCAAACTCGGCGTGAACAAATCTCTGGATGTAATTATTCATGAAATCCTGTAATTATCCCGGGCCAGCCAAAGCAGAAAATGGTGATAAGCCGGTACGACATTAAGGGGTTTAACACACTGGTTAAAAAATTCGCTGCGGTATTGTAAGTCAATCCACTGCAATCCAATCCATCGGCCTGTTTGcgtccagtgctggacataggcctttcaaagagcacgccaccaaacacgatTCTCCGCCTTCTTCATCCATCCGcttcccaccaccttcttcaggtcatcggtccaccgggctggaggtcgtcccacactgcgattaccggtacgcggtctccacccCATTATAGTATcgcttgtaaataaataaataaataaatattcttttatttgtaACCATAGCGCAGTTTAGTTGTGTGTTTGTACACACAATACAAAACACagaaacatacataaaaagatcacaaatacgtCTTAGTCTTAAAATACGGTTTTCCATAAATTTCAACAGAGAAACCCATCGCCATTACGTAGCTATAATAGATAGCATAATATACTTACAGACAGCAATAGCATATGAcgtaaatgtataaaaaagacAGGGAACCTCTCAGCTTCAATTGCATGGAAttgcaaataatttaaaaaataactgtctGACCTAAAAACCAAATGCATGTCTGTGGCGCAGAACCTTCCCAAAAAGGAAATCCGCAAATTATGATTTACTAATAGAGAATTAATTTACACATTTGACATTTTATGGGTTGGGTGTCGTAAAGTTTTGGCATATCTAGATGCAATCCTACATTTTACTTAGGTGCTTTATAAGACAAAAACGCGGCGGTCAGTTTTATCAATGTGAAAACACTTTTAGGGAAATAAAATCTTAAGGAAAGAAATAAATTCTCACGATGAGTCGTTAAACGTAACATTTAGAAGTGCGACGGTCCGTGAGCCATTGATTATGACTTATAAAACTTTCTTTTGTACGAATAAACATTCTTGTATTCTATAAccttagttttagtatacgcaaaaactgaaacacgtgtcgaatatttttacataaagaaaaaaccggccaagtgcgagtcaggctcgcgcaatgagggttccgtactacagtcgtattttttcgacattttgcacgataattcaaaaactatgatgcataaaaatatataaaaatctgttttagaatgtacaggtgaagacttttcatatgataccccacttgatatagtcactcacttcgaaagttgaaaatactaattattagttcatgaccacaatttttttttttgtgtgatctaaccctaaattcacggttttcagatttttccccaaatgtcagctatacgatctacctacctgccaaatttcaagattctaggtcaacggaaagtaccctgtaggtttcttgacagacagacaacaaagtgatcctataagggttcggaaccctaaaaatataaacaaaaccaaaagtatttaataacaAATTACGAACTTATAAgcttgtgttgagtcgttgtcctcgcaaaacatggtcaccccaagctaGCAGCTGTGAGTGAACGAGAcagctggcgtcgatcgtgcgcgctcccgctcgcgcggctcgaatcagctagTGCATgaggtcattcaactaggtgttcaaacatGCAGGATTTTTAAGTATCTTTTAGTCAAATATAACctgtaatatataagtcaatgcctgttaaaaatgattgcaatcgttgacttatatattacttcgaatCGATGATTgaaatcgattctgttactgattcttaacaaactactttcaggttttgcgtatactaaaactaacgttgtataactAATcctacgtttttagggttccgtacctgaagggtgccaacgggagcctccgctgtccgtccgtccgtccacccgtctgtctatcagcggcgTGGCCTGTAAGAATCGTAataggtataacgcgtaaaattgaactcctcacgcgccatttgaaCTTTTTgtcaaaagtattattttaatcCTAATTACCGTACTTTTAACTTGACAAATGACAGTTGAACCataagagttaaaatggcgcactAGGAGTagttttttacggactatacttaaagagttgaaattttcacataatgtCTATTTtcattgccgctataataaataattaaaaaaaaaaaaaaaaaaaaaaaatttatttcaggtctggggggacccatataaaaatttaaaaattacaatatgtataaacaatatttaccatttctattattattagattattagTAGTATGCAGTCTTGACATGAATCCTGCCCTCGACCTACGCATTACCGCATAAAAGTCGTCAACCCTGTGCATCGCAAACATACCCGACGCGCTGCACCTCCACGGCAGCCCTAGCAGAGCTCGAAACGCGTTGTTGTACTGCACTCTGAGAGCGTCAAAAGTGGCTTTAGTATAGTCGTACCAGAGCTGAGAGGTGTAGAGCGCCTGGCAGTAGGCTTTGAACAGGGTGACCTTTACTTGTCGGGAACAGCGGGTGAACCGCCTAGCCAGCATGTTGCTTTTTGCCGCCAGAGACCGTCTCTGTCTCTCTAGGTCCTCATTGTCTTTCATCGTGTCGCTTAATACATGTCCTAGATATTTGAATTTAGTAACATATTGCAGTTCGGAGCCACATAGTCTTATGGGCAGAACATTTTCTGGGCCTTTTTTGTATTTGAATATCATAACTTTAGTTTTTGTAACATTATACAATAAACCATGTTTTTCCGCATATTTTTCACAGATTTCAATAAGGCTACGCAGGCCGCAGACCGAGGGACTGAGCAGGGCCATGTCGTCGGCGTAGCTCAGATTGTTGACGCTAACGCCTCCAATCTGGCAGCCAACCCTAGCCCCGCTCAGTTCCCCGATCAGTTCATTTACATAGAGGTTAAACAGTATTGGTGACGTCATACCACCCTGCCTAACGCCGCAATTCAAGCGATAGGTAtctgagaagtcattttgccATTTTACTTGATTAATTTAATGTGTATACCAAAACTGTAGCAAATCCACTATTCTACTAGGAACTTTAGTAGCTCGTAATTTTGTCCATAGAATATTGTAACTAATAGTGTCAAATGCCTTGCTCAGATCCAGGAAACATCCATATACGGATGTTTCCCGGGCGAGGTAATAGTTTACAGTGCTTTTTAAGGCAAAAATAGCCAAATCTGTTGACAAACCGCTACGAAAGCCAAACTGACCGCAGTGTAATTCGATATTGCAATTGAGGTGAGATATTAACAATCTctcaagtatttt
Above is a window of Maniola hyperantus chromosome 20, iAphHyp1.2, whole genome shotgun sequence DNA encoding:
- the LOC138403746 gene encoding uncharacterized protein — its product is MFLFDMVMLMNLTIRQMMGTVVTNHDVRFISIVATLMGMINYVCILLSGMNQCEQCYRETEKIISLIDDLVINKKTGNEDRDSLKDLKYLITTRPVKFKALNFYRLDYP